From Brassica oleracea var. oleracea cultivar TO1000 chromosome C3, BOL, whole genome shotgun sequence, a single genomic window includes:
- the LOC106332688 gene encoding glutaredoxin-C10 — protein MKTMQGLRNFTNDNVSLDLTFPPPAPPPISSTASTSLSFDEEETSASKIERLISEHPVIIFTRSSSCCMCHVMKKLLSTVGVHPTVIEIDEEEIACLAVQAAPVLFIGGACVGGFESLVALHLSGHLIPRLVEVGALWE, from the coding sequence ATGAAGACGATGCAAGGTTTACGGAACTTCACAAACGACAACGTTTCGCTAGACCTGACGTTTCCTCCCCCAGCACCACCACCCATCTCCTCCACCGCCTCCACGAGCCTATCCTTCGATGAGGAGGAGACGTCAGCGTCGAAGATCGAACGGCTGATATCTGAGCACCCGGTCATCATATTCACTAGATCCTCCTCATGTTGCATGTGTCACGTCATGAAGAAGCTTCTATCAACCGTTGGAGTCCACCCAACAGTGATCGAGATCGACGAGGAAGAGATCGCTTGCCTCGCCGTTCAAGCCGCTCCGGTGCTTTTCATCGGTGGTGCTTGTGTCGGTGGGTTTGAGTCTCTTGTGGCACTTCACCTTAGTGGTCATCTTATTCCTAGACTCGTCGAGGTTGGAGCCTTGTGGGAATAA